A stretch of DNA from Carassius auratus strain Wakin chromosome 44, ASM336829v1, whole genome shotgun sequence:
cagtttagtgtctgtattttttgtttaaacattttcttttgacccaatcctgaacttaatttgctttttgatatttttgtgctgactgtatttaacaaatttgaacaacttgtttaaaaaaaataaaaataaactggaacgaacttcaaaataggaagttaagcgtcttgttttggtgaatggtgggttgtgtctgaggtgaatgttcgtcaatattataccggattacagaactaccggaggaaaacagtgcatttttgcaagtatgataggtgagtaattactcctgaagtgtaacaaacccgcatagacaagcttcatagctcgcagaatctgatagtgtgtgtgtgtgtgtgtgtgtcaccactgatgcttggttaatgttaacatttccttagtgagaaagattgttttctccacgtttaatttgcagatccatttatgatctgcaggtgagcctccagtgactttttaaaaagtgaaagtgacatttttaaattgatcggaggtgtaagcgctcactccacagacccggtaggagaaatgatcagggaaactgaggcttggtaaactttcatgtgttcatagggatcgattccgcctacaacctcttttttttttaagtagcgttgtttggcttcattattaagtttgtccgtataggtataggcaactttttttgtcacattctataactttttctggagactggctattatcttattacaaacctgctttgcgatgcctctaaaatggccgccgttacccacaatgcaccattccatgacgtctacgcccgagctctataaTGATGACGACTGGGAGATCAATGGACAAATAAACATTCCTAAAAAGACTGTTGTATCATATTTGATTCTAAATTTGGACATGGATAATTAAGTTGCGTCAGTCCAGTAAATGTTAAAGTGCCCTATAATGGGTTATTGTGAAAGGTTTATATGTttgttttgggagtccccaataACACGATGACATGCATGCAAGCTCAAAACACTTTGATTGTCTTATAATAcgcatttatttttatcttacttgctcaacgactcccaaacgATTCGCTAAACGATGCAATTTTCCATAACCTTGCTGTGTGTGACGCTAATCTGAAGTGATTGGTCCTATTGgtcttattttcatttcatcatgacTGTAAtgcccaaggggcaaggaactcgaccggaagttgaagtcgggttgggggctgccatcttttagcagaacttcacttgcgttagcattcccattgactcccattcattttggcgttactttgacagcgaataactttacatctgaggcgtttaaagactctgtttgtccattatttatttctaaagatacacgacaatgtataaagggctccattaccttctatgttacattatggccccgtataaacagtttttgtaaaaaaaaataggctaacgattgcgtcataaccactcggctctctgtcgcattaccgtacagacaagtggagaagctcgcaggcaattaacttaatatggcgtactggcgttacattttaaaatactatacaaaataattaatcagaatacttactcctgctcactcacgacaaagaactccccgctaaagctcgccgtctctgcaagattaacgatggcagtttgcacgcacagccacttagaagatttacatctggcagacaggttgctgacgtcgtcaagcttcgtttgagtctgcgcgtcagaaacggaagtgctaaaaaacgctaaaactgggatTCATTCGTCTCAATTGAGTTcaaatggggtcgctgtgtccatttcttttactgtctatggtaatgCCTGATAAAAGCAgagtttgtgagcgcagtgctgctttgtgtacatcGTTACCAGGGAAACCGCTGATTTTACCGCTCCAACAGCGGcgcctagtggcaaagaatgaattagaATTTTCATTTAGACAAACGCGAAAAGACCAACAAGCAATGTTAATGTTTCTTGTTGATGTAAACGGCTTGCgttgggattcgttttaaaaacggctcgtttcaatgattcagagtcgactctttcttttgagagacacgGTGCACTTTCAATTTTAAAACTTCgaaggatgttttcattcacttagaactttcttacacactgcatgaaacgtaatatttaaaaatccataataggggcacgtTACTATTGAAATATTACCCGCATTATAAAAGTTGTTCTTAGGTTATCCTTATAAAATCATTGAAATtttcacagcaaaaagaaaagTGCACCACAAACTGATACCTTTTTTAGGCTTTTACTTACTAGGTATGAATTATCAGTCAGAGAGCAGAAGGCATGTGGTAGATTGTGTACAAGAAAAACCTGATCATGCTCATAATGCAGAGGTCTTAGAAATGAATCATATATAAGGTAGGCTTCATATGGTTAGTTATTGTGTAGTTCTTTGACTACTGACatgatataattaaattacatccTCTGGAATCAAtagattttcttatttatttttattttttgaaaccacattattatttgtaagtgTGAACAATATGAAgtcttaataaatattttgtcatttgtagATAATTAACCAGtagataaaaaatgtttttacatatcTCTGTTTCGGCTGCTCCCGTTAGGGGTCGCCACAGAGCTATTGCagagaaaaatgtttttacatatcTATGTTTCGGCTGCTCCCGTTAGGGGTCGCCACGGAGCTATTGCAGAGCTATTGGTTAATCAATGCTTCTATGGCTTCAACAAAGGCTCTTTTTTCAAGCTAAAAAAATTTAAACGTAAACAAATTCAAAGTAGGCATTTCTCGCGAAATAAAATATGTAAGAAATATCGAAAAAGGGAGGTTAGAATCTTTTTTTCCCAGAAGCCTTTGCACAGAGTGTCGTCACAGCCTCGTTGGCGCagtaggcagcgcgtcagtctcataatctgaaggtcgtgagttcgagcctcacacggggcaagGCAACATTTTAACTTCGCTAAGAGCAAGGAGAACAATTATTAGGAATTTTCGTAAGATAAAGCTCAAAGTAAGGAAACacgaactgaatctttttttatgaaagagctcagaattttttaaataatcacttTTAACAAAATAGTTCCCATGGCCAAATTTGCCCCAGGTTAGCACTTTAGCACTCAGCATCTGATTCAAACCCAAGTGaaattttaaaagataacttaCCTCTCTTATactaatttaataattacatttcctTTTATGAgcagtcatatttattttctcaaaGCTAACTTAGCATAAAACCAaccaaattaagtaaaaaaatgtattttcaaatctttaattgtttacattcctgaaaaaaatatgttgaaCACCAAAGTTGTAACTTCCCCCAAAACAGACTAAACACAGAGTttattgagttaaaaaaaaaaaaaaaaaaatcaggtatgTCAGATACATGATTATAGTGTGATGAAAATCATCTTCTGGTTCTTACCAGAGAAGGATTTGGTGAATACGTACTTTGTCCCTatcaaataaactacaaataataTGGAAATATCTGATAAACGAAACCTTTTGCATTATATCACtttaaaatatcaattattttactgattttactgaACTCCAGTGCCTTATGGTGGGGTAAGTTAAAATGCTGGCTCAATTTGCCTCATAGTTTACCAATTTGGGCTAATATTTAGCTAAATCACTTCTGTGGTTTTATATGTTGTTAAATCACCAAAGTGCATCCTAAATATTTTTTGACTTCGATAAATTTGCTTTGGTATAACagccattatattttttattctaaaatgttactttgacaagccaaaaacagtttttaaagtaaatatgtgCCTTCCACTAGCTTCTAGGCTAAACTTTGTGTTAAAGTTTGGTTTTATGTGGCTTATTCAAATTATTATGAGGTTCCAACTGCAATAAACGATAGACCTtaagcataaataaaattaatatttttgctgaAACTAATTATGAAGAGTAGAAGTGTTGAGTAATCTGGACAAAACAGTTCTGGTCCACTGCCACACAATGAATGACTTTATTGCAGCGCTGAAATTATATTTTGGTGAGAAGCACCAAAATcacacatttaattacataaaactCATTGAAGAATGATGAAAGGAGCTGGATGTTTATACTGACTCCACCCTTCAGAACTTCCATAACCCTGCTTTAACAGTTCATCCTTCCACACAGCAAGGAGTTGGATGCTACAAGACATGTTTCATATTTTTGGAGACTTTTGTAAACAATTATAATCAATTAGCTCTATAAATTACAGCACATTCTCCTTTAACCCCAGATTAACAAACACTGTTGCAAGTTCTAGGCTCTTTATTATTTccacaaataagtatttatacAGTGTAAAATTTTCTTATCAAGAAAAATGGCATAAACTTCATAATGGGATTTAACAATTACATCAACCAATACCCTTTACTCAGTTACTGTATATGAGTGATGCATCTGCTCAAACAGTTTTCACTCTTTTTTAATGCATCACAAGTCAGGAGTGTGATGTTGAACCTATCATCACGGTGGGATAGATTTGCAAAAAGTGTTCAAAGAACCACAAGACTTTTATTTAATGTCCCTGATATATGTAAGAGAAGCAAATGGAGGATGCCAGCAGTTCAACAATCAGCGAGTGAGAGACCGTGACAGTTTTGCTTAAATAACTAGAAGTGACTAGATGAGTGAGAGACGCAGATATGAAGCGTTCAAGCATGTGCCTGCTGATTCTGTTTGAAGTCTGCGATTCTGCTCTCCATTAAAGGGCGGAAGTGACGGATCAATCCCTGAGAACAgagaaatatacatattatacattctcagttaaaacatttatgacGGCTTAGATTAATCGTGGatacatatttgtaaatattttttctatttgaatcaaACTATCTACggattctcaaaaaaaaaaaatgtaataataataataataataatatttataaattacaaatattctgCCTTTACCTGAACTGGCCATGCAGCTCCATCTCCCAAAGCGCAGATGGTGTGGCCCTCAATCTGCTTGCTGATCTCCCAGATCATGTCAATCTCTGCTGACTGTGCATCGCCTTTCACAAAGCGCCACATCATCTTATTCATCCAGTCCACTCCTGAGGGGCCCAGAAGAGACAGACAGGTAAATATTCACTGTAATGTAACAAACTATACATGTAAATACTGTTAAATCTGCAGTTTCTTACCCTCTCTGCAAGGAGTGCACTGCCCACAGCTCTCGTGCTTGTAGAATTCAATCAAGCGGGCAATAGCTCGAATAACATCAGTCTATGAAGGGGAAAACTTGTGTGATCAAATGGTCAAACACTCAAATTATCAGACAGGTCTTCTAAATgaccttttaaataatataaatgctaaTCAGATTtattacacattacatttaaaGGCTACAATGTGGGCATAACATGAAGTAGAACATAGGTATATTTTCACAgaggtggcatgaatgcatttacccTGCAATTAGAATCGCATTAATAATGGTTTGAGATTAATGGGTTTTAAAAGAGTTCGTCTTTGTCATTCATCTTTCTGAATCATGTTTGTCACCAACTGCATGCAATATAAGATGAAATACAAGTCTGGGCCTGGgttaatcattttaattcattttttccaTGATTAATCACACCAAATTAACCCGTTAAATGCACAGCCCTAGTTATTTTACAAATCAACTTACTGATTTATCCATGACAATAAGTGCAGCTGTGCCAAGACCGGTCTGGGCCTGAATGAGGGCGTCAAAATCCATGAGAACGGTGTCGCACACGTGGCGTGGGATTAGTGGTGTGGAAGAGCCACCAGGAATAACACACAGAAGATTATCCCAACCACCCCGGACACCTCCTACAGAGATCATATCAATGAAGGCTCAATAATCGTTAAGATCACACATGATTAGACCATGAACAAACCTTTCCATGTACAGATGGAATGATGTCTTACCTGCATGTCTTTCTATCAGCTCTTTCAAAGGTATGGACATCTCTTCTTCCACCGTGCAAGGGTTGTTGACATGGCCTGAAATGTTGAAGAGCTTCGTGCCAGAGTTCCTCTCTCGGCCGAAACTCAGAAACCACGTGCCACCGCGACGGCAGATGGTCGGTGCCACAGCTACTGTCTCAACATTAGCAACGGTTGTTGGACAGCCAAACACACCTGCAAAAAAACACGTCAAATTTGTAACTGGTCATTCTaagtaaaatgtaacatttattttatacattatatatatatatatatggtacggTTCGCTTAGAACCGAggtggtagtaaaaaaaaaattaacaggtaCCAAGTACTGTACCCAGTGAAAACCCCCCCAAAAGGGAACTGTACAGTgccataccatgcagtggaaaaacaccattatagaaaataaaatgtaacataatataaataatacaccaaaaaatgtaatcaaaaaagAGAATTTGGTTGTTTCTGACTTACCCACGTCAGCAGGGAAAGGGGGCTTCAGACGAGGTTTTCCCTGTTTTCCCTCGATGGACTCAATGAGGGCCGTCTCCTCTCCGCAGATGTATGCTCCCGCACCACGCATCACAAACACATCAAAGTCATATCCTGAGCCGCATGCGTTCCTGCCAATCAGCCCTGCTGCATAGGCCTCGTTAATGGCCACCTGAGAGTaagcacacataaacacatgagGTCAATACATTACTTCCCTTTACTACTGTGTAGTACATTCTATCACATTTTCTCCAGAATTAACTCCTCTGAATAACAAGAAGATTgtggtttttatgtttttgaaagaagtctcttttacCCACCAGGGCTGGATTTATTTAACCCCAAATATAGTAAAactgcaaaatattatttcaattaaaaatagtaaataatgacaatcaTAAGCCAACACAAAGTCAACGTAACTCGCTTATCAAGAAGAAGTAAAGTAACCTCGGCATCCGATTCCAGGCCTTCCTGCTCCTCAAGTTCTCTCCACCGATGGAAAGCTACTTCAATATTTACACAGTCCTACCTCTTACCTGACCGTAAccattctttttaatatttttttcctccaaaaCTTAATTCTATGTTTTTAAGCCATCTCTCGCTATCCATCTGCTGATATCCGTCCTGTGTACTCACGGAGCACTCTTCACTATATtgcgcctgtttcacacataatccgtctgcggtgcgtatgcagtccatgtacgttacgtatgtggtgctgaaacagcacggactcattgtgatttcacacaggatgcgtttgcagtccgctactgatccgcggctgtttaagccacaaaacacaacatttgtccattattctcatatcaaatcatgtaaaaaaataaataaaaaaataaaaataaataaaaagcattttcagcattgtgatactctttcatcacagtacagtaacaatctttcatagacatatttataattcaaatataaacaagGTATTACTCATGTATTTGACTGCTAGGTTTTAtaataagttgctgaaacaagctgcaacacatttaaacacaacattagcctacttttcttgttaggccatccatcacaaacatttaaaattaaaactcaccactaacagaaacagtcgactctcgtgccttttgcatttaaatatttattacacaCAATCCAACGGGtattaaataactttgtttttctgcctctataaaagtgcatatataatgttgccttgtttctctaaaattgctctttttcttttttcttttaaatctagccaaaaccCATGTTTTGCATGTGAAACACAGTagctttaattagtatacatttattatgaaatgactgcatttccgtaTCAATCCATATTAATTTTTACCgcgaacaatgcgctgtcactttaattcagcgcatgcagcacagcaaaaatagactcggtacgtaaacgatcgctgcactgctgcagaagCACTGCTCCTCaaacgcactgacggaccgcaaccgcgtgcAGTGTAAACGccggaatccgttaacatgggtgtgtaaaaaaaatatgcaacgcatacgcactgctgatggattatgtgtgaaacaggcgttaggGTTGCCGTGATAGACGTGTTGACGGTGTAACTGGTTTTAAGCTGCAACACCGGTTACATCACTTTCCCACCATGACAACGTCATTTACTTTaagtatttgttttttcttaaaatatttatttgaattaagtaaaaacaataattataataatttagtttaaaagaaaccatacactataattaaaaactgaaagcAGCCACAATGCTGCATGCCCAAGAGACATCACATCACAGATCAGCATAACCGCATCATCTCTTCTCTCTGATGTGTCTCATTAAAGAAGAATCACTGGCCATATCGGATGAGGACGGACAACTGACAGCCAACCTGAAAGCCGGCATCATATATATTTTAGACGAGAAATATGAAGCTCTGCCAGAAGCAAGCCGGCAGCTTATGCACTGGACGAATGTTCCCAGACCCTCGCTGCCGGGATGACTACGACCCGAAGGTTGAAGAGACCACGAAGATAACAGAGGAAGAAACGGTCATCCTTGGTATGAAAGCGCAGTCAACGTACCCCgtgacagaagagagagaacaaaatgagGATG
This window harbors:
- the LOC113062166 gene encoding NADH dehydrogenase [ubiquinone] flavoprotein 1, mitochondrial-like, encoding MLSCLGCPVLSRVLTNGASRAPVAVVAAGASRSSVAISTASPPNPMTPVRYNSSTAQQETPKKTKFGPLADQDRIFTNLYGRHDWRLKGALRRGDWYKTKEILDKGVDWILNEVKVSGLRGRGGAGFPTGMKWSFMNKPSDGRPKYLVVNADEGEPGTCKDREIMRNDPHKLIEGCLVAGRAMGARAAYIYIRGEFYNESSNLQVAINEAYAAGLIGRNACGSGYDFDVFVMRGAGAYICGEETALIESIEGKQGKPRLKPPFPADVGVFGCPTTVANVETVAVAPTICRRGGTWFLSFGRERNSGTKLFNISGHVNNPCTVEEEMSIPLKELIERHAGGVRGGWDNLLCVIPGGSSTPLIPRHVCDTVLMDFDALIQAQTGLGTAALIVMDKSTDVIRAIARLIEFYKHESCGQCTPCREGVDWMNKMMWRFVKGDAQSAEIDMIWEISKQIEGHTICALGDGAAWPVQGLIRHFRPLMESRIADFKQNQQAHA